One genomic region from Spirosoma sp. KCTC 42546 encodes:
- a CDS encoding phytoene/squalene synthase family protein, whose product MMALFNKTALECSKLITERYSTSFTLGIKTLDRKFHFPIYAIYGFVRYADEIVDTFHDYDKKTLLERFKHDAYQAIDEGISLNPVLQSFQLVVREYKIEHELIEAFLKSMEMDLYCQEYDTDGYSEYIYGSAEVVGLMCLRVFCEGNSTEFNRLCEPARKLGAAFQKVNFLRDMKSDFVERGRTYFPGVDFSNFGCDVKQVIEDDIQRDFDEAYIGILNLPRGARMGVYLAYMYYQTLFNKIKQLPASRIQNERVRVPNPQKFALLAQTYLKYRLNVI is encoded by the coding sequence ATGATGGCGTTGTTCAATAAAACCGCACTGGAATGCAGTAAATTAATTACGGAACGTTACAGTACGTCGTTTACATTAGGCATCAAGACACTCGACCGTAAATTTCATTTCCCGATCTACGCCATCTACGGGTTTGTTCGGTATGCCGATGAAATTGTGGACACCTTTCATGACTACGATAAAAAAACACTGCTAGAGCGCTTTAAACACGACGCCTATCAGGCTATCGACGAAGGCATTAGTTTAAATCCGGTTTTGCAGTCGTTCCAACTGGTTGTTAGGGAGTACAAAATTGAACACGAGCTTATTGAGGCCTTTCTGAAAAGTATGGAAATGGACCTCTATTGCCAGGAATATGATACGGACGGCTATAGCGAATACATCTATGGATCAGCAGAAGTTGTAGGCCTGATGTGTTTGCGTGTATTCTGTGAGGGCAATTCAACGGAGTTTAACCGACTATGCGAACCCGCTCGCAAGCTAGGTGCTGCCTTCCAGAAAGTGAACTTCCTACGCGATATGAAAAGCGACTTTGTAGAACGCGGGCGTACTTATTTCCCCGGTGTCGATTTTAGCAACTTTGGCTGTGATGTAAAGCAAGTGATTGAAGACGATATTCAACGTGACTTCGATGAGGCTTATATTGGTATTCTAAACCTGCCACGTGGTGCCAGAATGGGGGTTTATCTGGCCTATATGTATTACCAAACGTTGTTTAATAAAATAAAGCAACTCCCGGCTTCCCGCATTCAGAATGAGCGGGTTCGCGTACCGAACCCGCAGAAATTTGCCCTTCTGGCACAAACGTATCTGAAGTATCGACTGAATGTGATTTGA